A single genomic interval of Psychroserpens sp. NJDZ02 harbors:
- a CDS encoding NAD-dependent epimerase/dehydratase family protein — protein sequence MSKEISLVTGGNGHLGNNLIRLLLSKNLEVRTTVRDLNNMTPFKDLDCEVVQADLLDKTSLKKAFEGVTHVYAVAANFSMWAKNPKVEIYDNNMQGTQNVFDMAKTCGIKNIVYVSSVASLDFSSLPANVDNGYNKDRRNWYYNSKNDSDKLALELGKKYSIRTVLVLPSAMVGNQAYKLSYSNNLVYQILNGQIPIDTNVTLNWVDVKDVAFGTYQALLKGKNNTRYILSNPTHTTLQDSVKIAANLYPELKLKTPKKVPKWVLYTVAELMEFSSKITNKEPLLQRHYLDMFYGLKQDYDISNSQQELGFNPKPSKQVLEEALNYLKNDWTTN from the coding sequence ATGAGCAAAGAGATTTCATTAGTAACTGGAGGAAATGGTCATTTAGGTAATAATCTGATCCGTTTATTACTTTCTAAAAACCTAGAGGTAAGAACAACGGTTAGAGACCTCAATAACATGACGCCTTTTAAAGATTTAGATTGCGAAGTTGTACAAGCTGACCTATTAGATAAAACGTCTTTAAAAAAAGCGTTTGAAGGCGTTACACATGTATATGCAGTCGCAGCAAATTTTAGCATGTGGGCCAAAAACCCTAAAGTTGAAATTTACGATAATAACATGCAAGGCACACAAAATGTATTTGACATGGCTAAGACCTGTGGTATTAAAAACATAGTATACGTCAGCTCTGTCGCGTCTTTAGACTTTAGCTCCCTTCCTGCAAACGTCGATAATGGTTATAATAAAGATCGCAGAAACTGGTATTATAATTCTAAAAATGACTCTGATAAATTAGCTTTAGAATTAGGTAAAAAGTATAGTATAAGAACGGTCTTAGTTTTACCATCTGCAATGGTTGGAAATCAAGCGTACAAACTTAGCTATTCTAACAATTTAGTATATCAAATTTTAAATGGACAAATACCTATAGACACCAACGTCACCTTAAACTGGGTAGATGTCAAAGATGTTGCTTTTGGTACTTATCAAGCCCTGTTAAAAGGCAAAAACAACACGCGCTATATTCTTTCAAATCCAACACATACAACTTTACAAGACAGCGTAAAAATAGCGGCTAATCTATATCCCGAATTAAAATTAAAAACACCAAAAAAGGTACCTAAATGGGTATTATACACTGTAGCAGAATTGATGGAATTTAGTAGTAAAATCACAAATAAAGAACCGTTATTACAACGTCACTATCTAGACATGTTTTATGGCTTAAAACAAGATTATGACATCTCCAATTCACAACAAGAATTAGGTTTCAATCCTAAACCGTCAAAACAAGTATTAGAAGAAGCGCTTAACTACCTAAAAAATGATTGGACGACCAATTAA
- a CDS encoding peroxiredoxin yields the protein MAIVGKQFPDLNVDAMNEMGDTFKVNVLEEAKKNNKKVVLFWYPKDFTFVCPTELHAFQAAKAEFEKRNTIVIGASCDTPEVHFAWLNTPKNNGGIEGVTYPILADSNRNLSSILGILDIQNETYDEETGTVQVEGDNVTYRATYIIDEEGVVQHESINNMPLGRNVGEYLRLVDALTHVQEKGEVCPANWEEGKDAMSADAKGTAAYLASH from the coding sequence ATGGCAATAGTAGGAAAACAATTTCCAGATTTAAATGTGGATGCAATGAACGAAATGGGTGACACCTTTAAAGTTAACGTTCTTGAAGAAGCGAAAAAAAACAATAAAAAAGTAGTATTATTCTGGTACCCTAAAGATTTTACTTTTGTTTGCCCAACAGAACTGCACGCTTTTCAAGCTGCTAAAGCAGAATTCGAAAAAAGAAATACAATCGTAATTGGTGCCTCTTGTGATACGCCAGAAGTACACTTTGCATGGTTAAACACGCCAAAAAACAATGGTGGAATTGAAGGTGTAACTTACCCAATATTAGCAGATAGTAACCGTAACTTATCTAGCATTTTAGGTATCTTAGATATCCAAAATGAAACTTACGACGAAGAAACTGGAACGGTTCAAGTTGAAGGAGACAATGTGACTTACAGAGCAACTTATATTATTGATGAAGAAGGTGTTGTACAACACGAAAGTATCAACAATATGCCTTTAGGTAGAAACGTTGGAGAATACTTACGTTTAGTAGATGCTTTAACGCACGTACAAGAAAAAGGTGAAGTTTGTCCAGCAAACTGGGAAGAAGGAAAAGACGCTATGTCTGCAGATGCAAAAGGAACTGCAGCTTATTTAGCTTCACACTAA
- a CDS encoding DUF6952 family protein — MKLPVIKHLTQFIEDNDEDYIVETIETLEALTEVPSLKDEELDVIGELISNMYGAIEVNKMIKDGATKKDAVNNFMKRVLGSIDK; from the coding sequence ATGAAACTACCAGTAATAAAACACTTAACACAATTTATAGAAGACAATGACGAAGACTATATCGTTGAAACCATTGAAACTCTAGAAGCCTTAACCGAAGTACCTTCTCTTAAAGATGAAGAACTAGACGTTATTGGAGAATTAATCTCTAATATGTATGGTGCTATTGAAGTTAATAAAATGATTAAAGACGGTGCTACTAAAAAGGATGCCGTTAACAATTTTATGAAACGTGTTTTAGGTTCTATTGATAAATAG
- a CDS encoding Na+/H+ antiporter NhaC family protein gives MQDDNLSEIDIQDQTIIDNKELNIWEALIPVVLLMCMLAYNIFVADGEALGGYSNQFILLIAAAIAAILGFFNKVNYKLMLKEIWENLQSVFVPIMILFLVGALAGTWLISGVIPAMVYYGLQVLTPSIFLPASVVICAVISIATGSSWTTSATVGIALIGIGTALGISPGMIAGAVISGAYFGDKMSPLSDTTNLAPAMAGTDLFTHIKYMSITTIPTVIITLIAFSIMSMSIESTGTSDTSFILGTIDQYFNITPLLFLVPVAVVVLILFKVKPLAALVSGVLLAAIFAFVFQPKLIENITDSSTKTVVTSILTDTNVEIDNTAYLANLSAADIEKVNSDPELKNLFSDDDLKGVHTLQSLQNFLAPDYKDASLVKAKAENLEKLITIKRLKKLFSAGGMNGMLWTILLICCAMVFGGTMDAIGALSRITKELLKLATTVFGLFASTVISCLGLNAIASDQYLALVIPGKMFKKAYQDKGLAPENLSRTLEDSGTVTSVLIPWNTCGAYQSGVLGVGVGEYFVYAIFNWLSPFTTLFFAALNIKIRQLKDK, from the coding sequence ATGCAAGACGACAATCTTTCGGAAATAGACATCCAAGATCAAACCATTATAGACAATAAAGAACTTAACATTTGGGAAGCATTAATACCGGTTGTTTTGTTAATGTGTATGCTAGCTTACAACATATTTGTAGCAGATGGAGAAGCCTTAGGCGGTTATTCTAATCAGTTTATTTTATTAATTGCAGCTGCTATTGCTGCTATTTTAGGCTTTTTTAATAAAGTGAACTATAAGTTAATGTTAAAAGAAATCTGGGAAAACCTGCAAAGTGTATTTGTTCCTATCATGATTTTGTTTCTGGTGGGTGCTTTAGCCGGAACTTGGCTAATTAGTGGTGTTATACCAGCTATGGTATACTATGGGTTGCAAGTATTAACTCCGTCCATATTTTTACCCGCTTCTGTAGTGATATGTGCTGTTATATCCATCGCCACAGGAAGTTCTTGGACCACTTCTGCAACTGTTGGGATTGCCTTAATTGGGATTGGTACAGCTTTAGGAATTAGTCCAGGTATGATTGCCGGTGCAGTAATCTCTGGTGCATACTTTGGGGATAAAATGTCACCTTTAAGTGATACTACAAATTTAGCGCCTGCTATGGCTGGTACAGATTTATTTACGCATATTAAATATATGAGTATTACTACTATCCCTACCGTTATTATCACACTAATAGCCTTTTCTATTATGAGTATGAGTATTGAATCGACTGGTACTTCTGACACCTCTTTTATTTTAGGAACCATTGATCAATACTTCAATATTACACCACTACTATTTTTAGTCCCAGTCGCTGTAGTCGTTTTAATTCTTTTTAAAGTTAAACCTTTAGCCGCATTAGTCTCCGGTGTGTTATTGGCTGCTATATTTGCGTTTGTCTTTCAACCTAAACTTATTGAAAACATAACCGATTCTTCTACTAAAACAGTTGTGACATCTATATTAACAGATACTAATGTCGAAATTGATAATACAGCATACCTAGCTAATCTATCTGCCGCAGATATAGAAAAAGTAAACTCTGACCCTGAGCTTAAAAATCTATTTTCAGACGACGATTTAAAAGGTGTGCATACCCTTCAAAGTCTTCAAAACTTTTTAGCTCCAGATTATAAGGATGCTTCGCTAGTTAAAGCTAAAGCTGAAAACTTAGAAAAATTAATAACCATCAAACGATTAAAAAAGCTATTTAGTGCTGGAGGGATGAATGGTATGTTATGGACAATCCTACTAATATGTTGTGCCATGGTTTTTGGTGGTACCATGGATGCTATTGGTGCCTTGTCGCGCATTACAAAAGAACTTTTAAAACTAGCAACTACCGTATTTGGACTTTTTGCCAGTACAGTCATTAGTTGTTTAGGATTAAATGCAATTGCATCAGATCAATACCTAGCTTTAGTTATACCAGGTAAAATGTTTAAAAAAGCATACCAAGATAAAGGACTTGCTCCAGAAAACTTAAGTCGTACCTTAGAAGATTCTGGAACCGTAACCTCTGTACTTATCCCATGGAATACTTGTGGTGCTTATCAATCTGGTGTTTTAGGTGTTGGTGTTGGAGAGTATTTTGTCTATGCTATTTTTAACTGGCTAAGCCCATTTACCACATTATTTTTTGCTGCGCTTAATATTAAGATCAGACAACTAAAAGATAAATAA
- a CDS encoding Crp/Fnr family transcriptional regulator — protein MKNLLHYIQTRCEISTSDIHLIKTHFISKNVPAQTKLLEAGKIERYVYFLSKGIVKGYQNIDGKIVVQHLVQAHDFFTSLDSFISQTPAADYYETITDCELIKISKLDYDLLQTQSSFWNDFIKTVTNEHLNCKLERVKDFQTLTAKARYLKFLNQQPHLALNVSVDTIASFLGMEPQSLSRIRKQITF, from the coding sequence ATGAAAAACTTGCTACACTACATTCAAACTAGATGTGAGATATCAACTTCTGATATCCATTTAATTAAGACGCATTTTATTAGTAAAAATGTACCTGCACAAACCAAACTATTAGAAGCAGGAAAAATTGAACGTTATGTTTATTTTTTAAGTAAAGGTATTGTAAAAGGCTATCAGAATATAGACGGTAAAATAGTCGTACAGCATTTAGTACAAGCCCATGATTTTTTCACCTCTTTAGACAGTTTCATTAGCCAAACCCCTGCTGCTGATTATTACGAAACAATTACCGATTGTGAGCTTATAAAAATTTCTAAATTAGATTACGACTTACTACAAACACAATCCTCCTTCTGGAATGATTTTATAAAAACGGTTACCAACGAGCATCTAAACTGTAAATTAGAACGCGTTAAAGATTTTCAGACATTAACAGCAAAAGCACGTTATTTAAAGTTTCTAAATCAGCAACCTCACCTAGCACTAAACGTTTCTGTAGATACCATAGCATCATTTTTAGGCATGGAACCGCAATCCTTAAGCCGTATTAGAAAACAAATCACTTTCTAA
- a CDS encoding aminotransferase class I/II-fold pyridoxal phosphate-dependent enzyme, giving the protein MSFKPADNIQDLQYFGEFGGVNPSISDSSTYTFLKAKTMFDTFEGNTDGCYLYSRHSTPSNLYLGEALAAMEGTESANVAGSGMGAITPTLLQLCGAGDHIVSSRTIYGGTYAFLKNFTPRMNIQTSFVDITKLDVVEAAITKNTKVLYCESVSNPLLEVADIRGLAALAKKHNLTLVVDNTFSPLSISPAQLGADIVIHSLTKFINGSSDTMGGVVCGTAEFVNSLKSVIDGASMLLGASMDSLRSSSILKNMRTLHIRMKQHSKNASYLADKFENLGVKTVYPGLASHPSHDVFKSMMNEAYGFGGMLTIDAGSLDKANALMELMQEKNVGYLAVSLGFYKTLFSAPGTSTSSEIPQDEQAEMGLSEGLIRFSIGLDDDIERTFNMIKACMIEVGVLQVEMA; this is encoded by the coding sequence ATGTCATTTAAACCAGCAGACAACATTCAGGACTTACAATATTTTGGAGAATTTGGAGGTGTAAACCCCTCTATTTCAGACTCATCTACTTATACTTTTTTGAAAGCAAAAACCATGTTTGATACTTTTGAAGGTAATACAGATGGTTGCTATTTATACTCTAGACACTCTACTCCTTCTAACCTTTATTTAGGCGAAGCATTAGCTGCTATGGAAGGTACAGAAAGTGCAAATGTTGCAGGATCAGGAATGGGCGCTATTACACCTACTTTATTACAGCTTTGTGGCGCTGGAGATCATATTGTATCTAGCCGAACGATTTACGGAGGGACTTATGCTTTTTTAAAGAATTTTACACCTAGAATGAATATCCAAACGTCTTTTGTGGATATTACTAAACTAGACGTTGTAGAAGCTGCGATTACTAAAAACACAAAAGTATTGTATTGCGAGTCTGTTAGTAACCCTTTATTAGAAGTTGCTGACATTAGAGGTTTAGCTGCTTTAGCTAAAAAACACAATCTGACGTTGGTTGTGGACAATACGTTTTCTCCTTTATCAATTTCACCCGCACAATTAGGTGCAGATATAGTAATACATAGTTTAACTAAATTTATTAATGGTTCATCAGACACTATGGGAGGTGTTGTTTGTGGTACTGCTGAATTTGTAAATTCGCTTAAAAGTGTTATTGATGGTGCTAGTATGTTACTTGGTGCTTCAATGGATAGTTTACGCTCATCTTCTATATTAAAAAATATGAGAACGCTACATATTAGAATGAAGCAACACAGTAAAAACGCATCTTATTTAGCAGACAAATTTGAAAACTTAGGTGTAAAAACGGTATATCCTGGATTAGCTTCTCACCCCTCTCATGACGTTTTTAAATCGATGATGAACGAAGCCTATGGTTTTGGAGGAATGCTAACCATTGACGCAGGCTCTTTGGACAAAGCAAATGCCTTAATGGAATTAATGCAAGAAAAAAACGTAGGTTACTTAGCGGTAAGTTTAGGGTTTTACAAAACGTTATTTAGTGCTCCTGGAACCTCTACCTCTTCTGAGATCCCTCAAGACGAACAAGCTGAAATGGGACTAAGTGAAGGTCTAATAAGATTTTCTATTGGATTGGATGACGATATAGAACGTACCTTTAACATGATTAAAGCATGCATGATTGAAGTTGGTGTTTTACAAGTAGAAATGGCATAA
- a CDS encoding thioredoxin family protein — protein MLQELSQDNLSEIIAANDTVVVQYSATWCGNCRIMKPKVKKLAGELENITFVIADAEKFPESRQLATVDNLPTFATFKDGKFVNQTQTNKFDVLKELVDEVA, from the coding sequence ATGTTACAAGAATTAAGTCAAGACAATTTATCAGAAATTATTGCTGCTAACGATACTGTAGTAGTACAATATTCTGCAACGTGGTGTGGTAACTGTCGTATTATGAAACCAAAGGTTAAGAAATTAGCTGGCGAGTTAGAAAATATAACATTTGTTATCGCTGATGCGGAAAAATTTCCAGAATCAAGACAATTAGCTACAGTAGATAACTTACCAACATTTGCGACTTTTAAAGACGGAAAATTTGTAAATCAAACACAGACTAACAAATTTGACGTTTTAAAAGAATTAGTTGACGAAGTAGCATAG